ACGGCTGAAAGGCTATTTTCCTTCCGCCGCCCTGAAGGCTTGCAGGTACTTCTGCAGAATCCGCCGGCCCCGCTCATCGATTTCGGTGAACTCGATCCCCGAGCAGATGCCCTCGTCGGGGCAGAACTCCTCGTGCACCACCGAGCCCTTGAGCTCTACCACTTCATCTTCCAGTCCCAGGGTCAAAAGAACGGTATGGTAATCTTCCAGCGGCACATGCGTCTGTAGCATCAAACCTTTTTCACAGACATTGCGGGTGCGGCCCATCCCCTGATCCACCACCTGGCCGTTCTGATCCAAAACCACGTAATCCAGAAAGTTCAGGGAATCCTTCCGTTCTGACTCCCGCCGGTCCTGATTCTCCATAGATTCTCCCCTCATCTGAACGAACAGGTCGAAATGCCCATACGACGTGTTGGCAGCCGTGTCATTAAGTTTCGATAATTCTACCCGGCGAATCCCGTAGATACAAG
The sequence above is a segment of the Desulfuromonas sp. KJ2020 genome. Coding sequences within it:
- a CDS encoding PilZ domain-containing protein, producing the protein MENQDRRESERKDSLNFLDYVVLDQNGQVVDQGMGRTRNVCEKGLMLQTHVPLEDYHTVLLTLGLEDEVVELKGSVVHEEFCPDEGICSGIEFTEIDERGRRILQKYLQAFRAAEGK